The Ptychodera flava strain L36383 chromosome 7, AS_Pfla_20210202, whole genome shotgun sequence DNA window tatatcttgaagtttaatggtacatcatttgcagatatccagatatttctggaaagtgagatgtacatgtacatgcacacgttcagcatacattttcatttgatgatgctgaatatttgcagactcacggtgaaagttttaaacattaggaattaaaattggtgaaagccaacttgtttttaattttctcttttttttctaatttggttatcataaaaccaagtagctgccactgaaagcaaaaatgctgaggaatattttagaacatttcttggacaaaacaccttatccaaaacatgaattcacatgttattctgctcattccattcacaatccaatgttcatattaaatgcagacaaccctgtgcaagtcaaaattcacattttgtcagcagtatttttcaaaattgacagagcatgcatatttcaaatttttttaacaaactttaattttaaaatagtcatgatgcgcatgtttcagatgacacgaaacaataaatgttaatttgatttttttgccttttctgccagccgccactgtgaaatctttgattatacatatcagaatgaatgggacacataagtattagcatcaatacacaatgtgtaagcctatccatatttctcctagcctcatacacattgagatcacttcttggactacagcaaattcttgtgtacacaatatttcaacaatccgacaccatagcattggcgcagtgccacatgatcttctggatgcgcatacaggattattggaaaatcaacccttgtaaatttttcaccatatatttttgacagtaatacataatatttttattttcaacattaaaaaactattcgctgaaaagcaccttgaagatgagacggccataaatttattttcaaaaagtttatagtagatgtaagcactgtaaaaagttatgtagaacatttaaaaaatttagaaagggtaaaattgatgagaatgaaacatagaaaaaaggagcagaaaagaagagtagcagtagcagtagtttactcaaaggatgaagtgggtgtatatttggggtaaaaaacctcaattttgtattaatgataaaaatttatttaagtcaaaatctagacagtattttctgaaatgtaatatttcacttgaaaggagagtattcatgtagaaaaaacaactattttatttggcattatccatcctcattttaaaattgtaggggtttaaagattgacactctaataatcatgatcagcaaaattaaaatgcctcttattcaaaatgcctcttattaaaaatgtaagagctttattgccaaacaaaaccaattgatagttgttgtgttatatagcatttaaaaaacataatgtgaaatttcagaaaatttgacccagccggagtggagttaaattctttggaaattttgaaattgggaggcaaaagaagccaagaaatcgggtgatttgcatacatttgcataaattaacacttctttatcatgcaactttcaactgctttacaagctacaaggtaaacccaaccttaaaaagacatttgctgtaatttttagcatttgttcaatgtgcatctctgtgtatcagcatttgtttgttattctatcactacatagaacacccaatgctgtatttagtaacataccagtgtgaacataaatgaccattgttattgttgataaatgaattctagtctggacttgatctgagatctcttttcaacaaaaacaaccctgactgttcactgtatggtttgtattgacatgctaaatactggacatttcataacgcttcagggaggagaacaagatactgctatagatgcataaaacaaaccactgtgaatattaccgaatttggcagctaaaggagtttaactaaacatgttgagttatCTGTCACCaaggtagcgtctatggttctcttttgtagagatcagaaattctgggcaaatattgaattgatgtttttttccttggccccccccccctaaaagattgtggtatttttgtctggccccccctaaattttcttgggaaaaatgggtggcccccctgaaaatcctccccccccctggaagtaaattctgaatcgtccctattGTAGTTTGCAAAATCGATGTCCTGACGCGGAGCTCTGCTACTTGCCGCGTTGGTATCATGATAAGAACGCAGTGTCTATTACTAATGAATGATGTATTCATATAGTGAGGATGGATTTCATAACAGGATATTAAGCGTTTCATAAAACCTCTCCAATTTACAGCAAGGTGGGTGGCCTGTCAGAACCAGCAGTTCAATGATGAGCATATTATATTTATTTCTGGAATATACCAAAAATGATGTTGTCATTCTATTCAATCCACAGTTAAGGTCAAAGTTATCAAACACTCACCAAGAACATTTAACAATGTTATTCACTTCACTTGtcaagcagtatcatgtcaactACACTGTACAGTTATATTTCAAGACATTGAAAATACGGCAACTACTGTGCCCTGGGACACAATAATGTAACAATCACCTGTATTGTGATTGGTCCACGAATTCATCAATTTGGTCATTTTGATGCATTGTGCACGATATTAAGCAAGTAGATATTCTCCATTGATGATTGGtcattatcattttatttgcatattcaaatagtGCTCATTAATAAACATtgcttcatatatatatatttattattatcggGTGATTAAGCATTACGTGCATTTGAAAGGAAAATACTGATACTGTCATAATTATCTTAtgagaaaaaaaagttttacaCCTTCTTGGTATTTCAGTTTGCAAATTTATTGACTCAGCAGATAAAATGTTTATTAGTCAGTgatggcagtgacagtgaacCAACCCTGACAGATATATTGTGTCtcgcaataaaaaaatcaccgaatGAAACTTAGGGTGGGAGATTTCCGAAAAATAAAGATTTCCAGCCAACGAAAATGAAATCGGCTAGAGAAGGCTTGACCAAAAAAAGGCGGGAGAGTGGAAAACAataatgtataatggatcagGTAAAAGAatataatgctacctcatccaTCTCAATCTTCCAGAACCCCCCCAGCCCCCTCCTAGAATACCAAATAGTCAATCCTTTAGTTAGATTTCCTCTTCCTGTACTTGGCATGTAAAACTGTACGCATGGTCagaaatatgacattttaacaCTCCTTGGTATCATTGAGGGAGATTGGGTgtatgggtcaaaggtcaacctcCAAATCTTTATTCTCCAACATTGGTTAAAGCTTCCACTCTCCCAAACATTCAGTCTTGTAAAGTGTGTGTCATTCAATTGTTTATCTGGTAAGTATTTGTACTATGACTAGTCTAACTAAAATCTAGGCTCTCACTGGCATATTGAGCTCCTGAGAAGTGAAGCTGCATTTCATAAACTACGATAGAATTCATTGTCAAAGTATTGTacattaaatgtgaaatattcaagATGACTATCACTGTACATACACTACAgtcagtatttttaccaaatttggaGAAGACAGGTGAGTGATTTTGACAGCAATGCAACATTTCTTGTGTCTCCTCGACTTACTTGGCCATGTAGGTGCAAGTATAACTAGCAAAATTCTAGTAAAATTACTAGGAACACTCACTGGCTAATCATACTTCACAAAAACACTGACAAGGTGAGTGGACAAACACAAGGTCAGATGATAGGTACAGTTCAATTTCATGactaatttacattttcaagcaGCTTGATATAAAAGAAACTCTTCCTTCTCCGCCACTGTCTCTGACCAGCGTGACCTTCTACGCAAAGACACTATGTTCACTATGAGCAAGCCATAGGCATTATATGTATCAGAGCGAACTTCAATTATCTGCAAAGGAAGAAAATTGTACACTCATCGGACTGTACAGCATTTCAAGCATTCCGAATGACGCTGATCGATTCTAAATCAAGGTCAGTTCGGGATGGGTACACCACTTTCAAGTTACCGCCATCATCCAAGACCTTCACTTGCTGTACTGTCAGTTCCCTCTTGGACTTCGCGGAGTCTGCCTCTGTGCCCTCCGACCCCTCATCGCCGGCGACCTCTGACCTTCCACTTCGGACTTGATGATGTCGAGCATCTGCCTGAGCAGGGCGTCAAGCACTTTCTTGCAGACGTCTTGGCTAGTGGAACTTGTCACTTCGATGAAAATGTTCTTCGTGCTCTTAGAGATCTACGAAAgggaaaagtttgaaaatatagCTTCAAGGTGGTCAACATAGCAGGAAGACTTCCATTTATAATACTTTTGTGCAGGGAAAGTGTTAAAAAGGCTGACTCAGCAGTATTTTTACCTTTGTTTGGCAAACTACACTATCGCAACGAGACACAGAAAGTCTGTCAAGATTTTACCATGGATATTCTGCAAAAGTGGCACCTGTTATGAATGCACTTTTgcatcaaatataaaatgttgGAGGCCAGAttactgaaaaaaaaccccagcTTTTCAGAGGGACTATCTCCACTTCTGATATCTTCATGTCTTAAGAGTATCTCTAAAAATGGTTAAAGTTAACAAACAAATAAGACTAAGGAATATAAAAGGCTTGCTTCTCATCCTGGGTATCTTACACAGACAGTGTAGTGACAACATGTTTcttaaatttatttcattttgttttgttttgttttgtttagtagtgaatgtgaaaaaaaaggTTGATGTGGTTTATCTATGTTGATCAGAGAATGAAAAAGCGTGGAGTATTCCTGATTTAAAtagtgggagaaaattacagtgacACGTATCCTTTTCAGTAACCCTACCCTCccttaccctttcaccacaatggtttggccatAACCAATTGTTacaaatggtgattgtggacctgtttacaaagAATCTGGGGTGAACtggtcagaaataatttttttttatggaTTGCAAGAGAAGATTGCAAATAATCAGATGTtcatcagtgtttttgttaaggccagtaccccggtaaatgttaccggggttccccagtcatttttaccagggttcccctaggtatatcaatgcaatgagATTAGGGGACAGTAGCAaagttaccagggttcccaaatcatttaccgatattcccaaaccttaacaaaaacactgttcaTACTTGACATATCATATGTACAGACAATACTACTGGAAATATCACTCAAGCCCACATGTAAAAAGGTCAGGCCACTTACTTTGGTTGGATCACAGTTGGTGATTGGTGGAAAACTGATCACTTGACCATCTTTGTCCAATAGGCATGGATATTTCGGACAGCCCCTGACAAGCTCCAGGTACCTACACAGCACAAAAATTGTAGCACATTTCTCACAAGATTCTCATTTTAAAATACAGAacatgaaattttttaccctGGGTGATTGATCCACAAATATATATGAGGAAAAGAAAATATGTAAGATATTACGCTCCTCcgaattgaaagacttaaacatttgcttaAACTTTTCCATAGGAAACTTTACACCATTCCATTGtgaaatcaaggataaaaatctgGGATAACTCTGCcaatttggtactggagaaacaaattacctaatatttaccaacacttgatattcaaaatggctggcaATCCTTTATAAACTCTGTGGGGAagataacattttcaattttcacaaaaataagtcggcgaaaactttatttacgcCATGGGCTCCAAATAAACCCTCCAAGTGGTAGACCATAAAGCAatgtaaacgtttgagagtctgaatatctgtccccaaggtggatAATAACGAATATTCCCTTACTTATGAATGCCACTGACAGTGTTTCTCTTCTTTTCTTTACGGAGTGTTTCAGCTTCCTCCCAGAGTTGTTTGACCAACGACTCAGCTGTGATCTCCTTCTTCTTGCCCAAAGGTGTCAGCTGAGAggataaaagaaaatttcacaTCAGCACGATTTTTATGACAAATGGTGGTACAATTGTTATGAATAGCCAGCCCTCTTTTCTGCCAGTAAGGTGAACATCATTTTAATTCACGGTCTGAAAAAGATGATACTTGTATGTTTGTCATCGTTTTCTCGCAACTTTCATGTTTCTACCTAGTCAAGTTTGTAAAGCATGTTCCGTATCAAATAATGGACATGACTAAGTTTTTGAAGACACTTACAAATATACATAATATGGTATATGTTTTCTCAGTGAATGTTAACCATGGTGATTTCTTTATTGACTAAAATGGCTTTGTAGCATTGGAGTTGTAAGATGCTCCAAAGATGAAAAGATAGTGACAGTCAGAGAAAGAACAGGTCCAGTATTCTGCAGATGCAtcgcagtgttctccccagagctattatagagtggtggccgccactctataatttttggtaaacaatagaaactcattaccataacaattacatttattgttatgcaaattagccaccactctatcagaaaatcctggggagatcacTGCATCAAAATGTTAGGTCCTCACAATTCCTAATTCAGCTCTGACTGAAACTCTTGGcaacttttttatgaaatgaaaacaaCTACCTGATGAGAGGAAATAGGAATTCATACACTTACTAGAACTTGAGTCGGGGGCAGTGCATCATAATAGAGTGGTCCCTTTACCAAGGACAGATCATGAGTCGCTATGGTTGCCGCTGTCCTCTTCTGACCCAGTGTGTCGTGTAATTTTGTCTGAAAATACACACGCAATAGAAAGATAAGTAATTGATTGAAATGAACAATGATGTATGCATACTTCAGGACAGGTCACCACTTTTAATTTGGTACCTGATATCTTTTCAATCAAAAAGTTAACCTTCAGGAGACTTAGATTATAATTATTAGTTGCTCCCCAAGTCAATCTCATGATAAGCAATATTTCTGGAGGAAAAGGGGTATACGTAGAGTACagtgatttcaaaatcatgggaTCAGAGACCTAGCtcataaatttttttaaaacatattGATGTGCTATTTCTGAGGCTTGACACACCAGACCTGGCACAGAATTTGTGTAGGGCTGGCATTGTGCCAAAGTCCATAGTCCTGCAGCCTAGTTGGTGGCAATGATACACTGTTTTAACGGTTTATTGCATTGGATCAGCCAACCAGTCTGCAGGATAACTGAATTATTGGATGCAGGTCCCAGCAGCCATCTCATAATGCAAAGTATGAAactgaaatttgaatttctCATATTCAAACTTGATCTTggttcaaaattgaaatgaatttatATCAAAAACTGTTGGAGTTAGATAAACACTAACGCTGTTTCCACCAAAATTACACATTCCATAAATAgagctgatcgcaaatgacgtaattttttctctcattaatataagaaaaaatttgtccgcattttcagtattaacgatgaaaataaaacatgctaGTGTTAaaatggctactaaaagtcacactaattcgagcatatgaatttatg harbors:
- the LOC139137119 gene encoding leucine-rich repeat-containing protein 47-like isoform X1, producing MTDNIADVRPYIVCCIVRDYDLEKGGTFKKFITAQTKLHDTLGQKRTAATIATHDLSLVKGPLYYDALPPTQVLLTPLGKKKEITAESLVKQLWEEAETLRKEKKRNTVSGIHKYLELVRGCPKYPCLLDKDGQVISFPPITNCDPTKISKSTKNIFIEVTSSTSQDVCKKVLDALLRQMLDIIKSEVEGQRSPAMRGRRAQRQTPRSPRGN
- the LOC139137119 gene encoding leucine-rich repeat-containing protein 47-like isoform X2; this encodes MKAAVLSVEPDRLRLTMCCRKRTKLHDTLGQKRTAATIATHDLSLVKGPLYYDALPPTQVLLTPLGKKKEITAESLVKQLWEEAETLRKEKKRNTVSGIHKYLELVRGCPKYPCLLDKDGQVISFPPITNCDPTKISKSTKNIFIEVTSSTSQDVCKKVLDALLRQMLDIIKSEVEGQRSPAMRGRRAQRQTPRSPRGN